The genome window ACCACAACCAAAAACCTGTGTGAAACCTATTTAAAAAGTTATgtctattaaaaacaaaattttcacTAGATACCAAAATGCCTGTCGTTTTAAGGTCAGATCTTTCAATTTCTGCTTcctttgtatttatttcaagCAGTAAAATGCATTATGTAATTTAGATATGATGCCATTTTGCTGCTGATTATGAACAGAGGGGACAGAAGTGTTTAGATAATTTGGCTGAAGCCCCGTGGTAACAGCTCTGTTCACTTGTCCTGCTTGTGGTACGTATTTCTTTGTACTGTTAGATGCCTCCCTGGAAAAACTCTGGATGTTTTACAGAGTTCAACTGTAATTAAGTGCATATCTGAAGATTAGCCAGTCTTAAATAAATGAATGTAGCAGTAAAGGGCTCAAGTCGTGTCAAGTAGATAGGGCTAAACGTGGATATTAATAATATAACCATAGGGACTCAATTTACTTTTGAAGCAATTAAAAGATGACAGAAATTTACAGTCTGTTTCTGGAAAAGAGTAatgtctgtttaaaaataactttctaCCCAGAATAGTCTGCCTGTCTCACATAATATCAATtgtgggagggaaagaaaaaaaccaaaccaacacaaCAGAACACTTTGGCATTTACAGCACTGCTTCTTTATGGAAAAGTCAAAGTTTTAAAACAATACAAGTTGACAGTTAGGTGCTCAGGTGCACTTTTAGGCATGCAAACAAAGGCTTTGCTTTTCAAACTTGCTGAACAGCACATCAAAATTTAGCTTCTCCTTGTTTTTATTCCCCATGGGCAGGTTAAGGCTAttaagaggcctgtgttccTATGGACAGGAGGTGGAGGGTTCATTTTTAATATACAGTGTAATATTGCTCTGGATTATCCAGTAGTTTGGTAATCTgtctctttttattattattatttttatttagggTATTTCTTGCTTCAGAGTGGATAGGCAGGGATTCTTTTCCAGCTTATTAATCAGAACTGGAGTTTCCACCTCTATCCATAACCAATGAAAATTTCACTAACCTAAAGCAGCTGCTCCAACAGGCATCCTGATGGAAAATTAACATATTCTTGGATATTTATTGCACTTTAGCTTTGCTTTGAGTGATATTCATGTTCCTCTTCTTCACAGTGTACCCTCTGAAAATACCACTGAATGATTTGGGTCTGATTGTCAGTGAAAACACCAGAACTATTCGAGCCATCATCACAACATTCACCCCTCTGTCTTGCCTCAGAGATGGACAGAATGCCAGGATCAGATATCTTCAAGTATCTGCTGGTGCTCCCTCTTCAAAGCAGTGTAGTCAGATACAAAGGAAAGCAATAAGACAGTCCCCACATGACTCACAAGGTCTTTGCACTTCTATGTTCTCCCTTCCATCACTTCAGAATTCAGCTTTTAGCAATGGGCTAAAAAATCTATGGTAGTTACTTTTATCTTCAGAGGATAGCACAGCATCAAAACTTCTGATCCACCTTTTTTATTGTTATCCTGATTTAAATATATTAGAAAGAAACAGCTTGGTTGGTTTACTCAATACTGCACTtaactcttcctttttttcaggagTATCATGGTTTAAGCTTTTCTGTGATGTTTTCCCCTCTGCCCTGTTGGGAATGTGACTATagtgggatttaaaaaaaagagttcaaTGCATAGACATAATAGCAGGAAAAGAAGCTGAGGTGGTGATAGTCTTGACTGTTTATTTCAAAACTATAGTGAGAAATAGCTTCAAAAACCCCTGAAACCTCTCTGAGAGACAGCATTTGGGAGCCAGGGGCTATTACCTTCATATTTCAGTAGAATCTCCTTGCTTTTATGTCACTGTTTCTGAAGTAAAAACAAGTTGAAGGCAGGAAGAAAGCATCAATTCCGAGTGCCTTTCTGAGGCAAAATTTTACTGAAACTATAAAGTTCATATAAGCAAGGACTTCCAGGCGTGACAACAAGAAACTTTTAACTCTTATATGGCAATTTCAAAATCTTTTGGAGAGAAAGGATGGGGTTGTAAGCTGAAGCAATGTGTGGCAACACAAATAGCTGCCTTTCCACACTCTTCAATGAGTTTGATATGCTCTAGGTGATGTCACTGTCAGGGGTGAGCATCACTTACATCATTTACTGTGTGATGCAAGCAGCGTTCTTGCTGATTTTTTGTCTGCAATGTGGCTGCACCAGTTAACATATTACCTTCAGTATTAAAACTGCAAGAGCACTTAGcaaaatatgtgtatatatatatatatatcagtcTTTATTGGTCTTTTAAGTATTTTCTAAAGGCCTTcgcttttaaaaaatattaataaaatagatTTAGAATGGGAGAATGCTTTAAAATTTGGCTCTCTTGCTCATCTGCACTTACCAGCAATAAAAGACAAGTGAAATCCTGATGCTAAGAACATCAAATTTTGTGTATAGTGGGTGTTTTGGTACGCTCAAGCCTAAATGCATCCTGTGTTTCAGCTGGTTTCCAGGTGAGCACAGCCTAGCACATGGGTCAGAAGACAGCTACTCTCTGTTCCAACACTCACCCCATCTAGACAAAAAGAGAAGTAAGGCTATGTGGTATGCTACAGGTTCCACTTGTCTGGAAGTCCACATTCCCATTAGTATGAGCAAAACTAATTAGCTTCTCCGTAGCTGTCTTGACTGATTCTTAAAGGataaagaatgtttttaaaagattcTCTACTCTTCATTGCATAAAGGTACCTGAAGGCTTCTTCACTGTGTTCAGGAATCACAGCCAGAGGTTCACCATTATGCCAAGTGTCTGATTCCCAGATTTACTTTCTCTAATTTGAATTCCAGATCTGCATGGCGCTTCCATTTTACAGCAGTCAAAACAAAAGTCTGTAGCTTTATATAGAAGTAAAGgcggggaaaaaaaccacatcagTACATCCATCTTATATCCAGTTTATTTAGTACAGGAGCAGTAAATACAAATAAGAGTTCTCAAATCTGGCAATGCCAGAACTGGTGAGATACAGCTACAACAGTCTATTAGTCGTTCTGGAATCCCGTGTGTGCTGGAAAGCTGAAGGGTGTACATGAGTAGTCTTCAAGTTCAGTTTCATAGATATGGACAATACAGTTAAATACGCTGCTCCTGATACTGCAGAGCAGCATctgtataaaaataaagcaaccCTGTGCCTGCCAACTGAGAACTATATTCCAATATTTGTATTTGTAGTCTTATAACAAGTGAAATAAACAGTatcttttccttgaaaaaagGACATGATCTTTTGTCAAAACTTATTAAAACAAACTTCAGTATTATTTTACAACAGTAATGTTAAGATTATATAGCTTTCTTATGCCATCTTATGGGGGTGAACACTCAAAAATCAAAGTAACCTTACTCGTTTCAATGCAGGTAAAATTTCAGAGCAGAGGTAGGCTTCAACTCAGCAACTTTCAAAGACTGAATCCTGGCTGTCCCCTGGAATGGGCAGGAGGCAGTAATTCACCTTCAGATCACTTCCCTTCATAATTTCTGCATGAGCACAGCACTTTCAAACACGCTGGGCTAAGCCCTTATTTAGTTGTCTACAGTAAGAGCTCTGAATGTCAACTGACAACACATTTGGACCCATCTGATGTTTAATATCCACATTTGAAATGTGTAGCTAACATAGTGCTTAGTGGCATTTCAATACCACAGTGATGACTCGTTGTAAAGACATCAGTCCTTAGGAAAAACACTCAATGTGAGCACAGCTCTTACCAGCAGGCTGACCTTTAAATCCAGGCAGACATCCTAAAGAACTCGTGCTCTTTACCAGTCTACGTGCTTTCCAAGCTTCTGCTCCCATCTAAAACTGAACAGCCACATCCACCTTACAGGTAATGAAACTTTGTTAAAGCTCACAAAAACTGTGCTGTGAAAGGGATCAGCCCTGGCCTTATGCTGTCCCTGGctgtaaaattatttcactAAATAACCACCTTGCCAAAACAGTCCAATGTTCACTGACTAACATTTCACTAACATTTCAGTTCCCACACTTCCCAACCTTCTCTACTTTCTTTCAtcactcattaaaaaaaaaaaaaaaagataccaaAACAGGAGACAATACTGCTTTATATATCTGCTTTCCTACTTCTGGTGCCTCTGCAAGGCAGCTTTGCAGGTAAATAACTTTTGTAGATGGTGACCAAGCATTTAATTCATAAGACTTTCAGTAGGTGTTAGGCACACAAGGCTCTAAGCCATCCTTCCTTCAGTGAAATACAAACACATTATCATAGGCAGCTacagcattttgcttttcttcagtgcAAATGTTCTTGCACAAAAAATTCAACTGCTTCTCAGAATTCTGAAGTAAGATTTTGGTCAGCAAGGCTGAGTTTATCGGAAATTATGGAACACTTAAggacatggttcagtggtggatttggcagtgtCAGGTTAATGTTTGGACTCAACGATGTTTTCCAAATAAGTGATTCTGTGGAATAACTGTTTGTACTTCAGTTGCACCTAGAAGCTCTACCCAAGACCATGTTGGTGTTGAATAAATACAGAATCAAACTCTCCTCTGGAGCAGCTTATGGTTTAAGTGGCACAGCCTTAAACACAGTAAATCTGGAGTAGGACTTGAAATAGAAGGTCAGTCTTCTAGGTCTAGACCATTCACTTGACCATACTATCTCCCACCTTTGGACTCTACCGTCTTACTCCTCCAGATACCAACCTTTGGAGGAAATTCACTGAATCCCaagagctgcctctgctccatTATTTCAGCTTATTCCTACTTCAAGACTAACCATCTTTTACACagatttccttctctttccaaaCATATTGTTGATTAACTTGGCCATTGACTTTGATCCACTCGGTCGtctcttttctttcactttgaaatTTGAAGTGATATTCCTCAGGACTTTCGTGAACATTGCCACAACTTCCTGACAATGTTCTGCTGCAGACAGTTCACAGAATTGGCACTTGTTATCCATTGCCAGCTTCTGTCCTTCATCCCAGCCAACTTCCCTCATGTGGCATAAATCCTGTTTATTACCAACCAAAAATATAGATGACTCGACCATTCTGAAATCAAAAAGGTTCCAATTAGAGAAAAGATGTATCACAATACTGTGCTGTATGCTGTGCTATATTCAGGTGTGTATGAAAAGTCTCTATGTGCAAGATAATTggcattgcaaaaaaaaaaaaaatcccaaagaacCAACCAGCACCCCAACTCTGCCAGAGTTCTGGTTTTCCCTTTGCCACAGTCAAATGTCAAAGAATTTTCCAGACCAGTTATTCTCTATCAgtacattttcattttggttCCTCTACTCAAtgaattaatgtatttttaatccACTGCTGTTTTCATCCTCTGTACTGCTGAGTATATTGTCAGCACCTGGACTTCACAAAGAAGCAAGCTGATCATTATCCCCATTTGCAGGTAACAGAATAGAGTCCAAGAGACAAACCAAGTGTCAGTGGCATAGCTCAGAAGAAAACATAGGAAACCTAATTCCAAGCTCCGctaaattttttcctttcagagaaaattaagaaacttcagcagtaaaacagagaggaaagtgttttggttttttactcCTCTCCAGATATAAGAAAGGGATTTCACTCTCATTTGTTTAGAAAGCACCTCAGCTGACAGATGCAGGAATACACACCACCACATGTACTCAGACTTGCAATTTTGGTGGTTCTTTTTGAAAGTAGTTTGTTTCTTACCACATGGTTACCCGTGTGCACAAGTAATGTCAGTGTCACTGCTAAAGGCAGTTTAGGAGACATTCATGGTATCAGACTCCTATATGTTGGGAAATGCTTCCTTCAACCCCCACACAGGTGCATCTCCCTCAGTAATCAAGTGGGAGAGTAAAAGCACAGACTGACTGACAGCTTTATAGCCATGCAAATCACAGCAGAGAGATTTACGGCAATTATTTAAATAGCAATtttgtaagaaagaaaaacaaaagtccTGATGTACTTGGCATAGGATACAGTGAAATAGATTGCAATTTGCCACACATTTTACCTCCAGGTACCTTGTTGTTGGCATTGCATTATGTCACTTGGATGCTGCTGGATTTTAATTGCTACTAGGATGCCTACAGCTCACAGAAACGTTCTTGGCTCTTTATTATGTttgctgaggggaaaaaaaaataatgccacTTACTTTTTACAAACTCCTATGTGAGACTCTCGGATCCTGTACAGCAATGCTTTTGCAAATGCAAACGATGCTCTGTCACTGATGTCATAAACAATGATAAATCCATCAGCCCAGTGGAGCTCATCTGTGAGGGAGAGTTTCCCCTGCTGTGGCTGAAAGAAGTTCAAATTCACATGCAAAAAGAATGTTACTGTTGTCACATCAGAG of Pseudopipra pipra isolate bDixPip1 chromosome 5, bDixPip1.hap1, whole genome shotgun sequence contains these proteins:
- the RERGL gene encoding ras-related and estrogen-regulated growth inhibitor-like protein — protein: MAEVKVAVLGGSGAGKSALTVRFLTRRFIGEYASNAECIYTKHLCLDGRQIHLEIYDPCSQPQQGKLSLTDELHWADGFIIVYDISDRASFAFAKALLYRIRESHIGVCKKMVESSIFLVGNKQDLCHMREVGWDEGQKLAMDNKCQFCELSAAEHCQEVVAMFTKVLRNITSNFKVKEKRRPSGSKSMAKLINNMFGKRRKSV